TACATGAGTGGAATATCCATTCGCAGCCTAATGAACGACGCTTCTGTATCAGCCTCGATGCTGAAAAGATGCTAACCACCATGGCGCAGAGTCTTTCTCAAGGTTGGATTCTAAGTATTGACTATGGTGATGTGGTAGAAAATTTATTAGATTCAAAGCTCTATCCGCCACAATATAGCATCCGTTGTTATGAAGCGCATCGCCTTTATACCGACCCGCTTCAACGAGTGGGCTATCGTGATCTAACAAGTGACGTTAATTTTACGCAACTAATTGATGCTGGCAGCCGAGCGAACCTCCAAAGCATCGCATATACAACGCAAGCTTCCTTCCTCCTTCAACAGGGGATCGGAGAAATATATGCAGCCATGCAACAGGAAGCACTCTATGATCTTAAGGTTGATTTCGAGCTTCCAAAGGTTCGTTCACTTTTTGATTTAGATAGTAATGGAACTCGGTTCAAATTTTTATTACAAGGGAAAGGCTGGCCTACGCTAGATTGGGAATCCTTTTTAGACGTATGGAAGCCCTTATCCATGGGGGAGATGGAAGAACACATCCCCTTTATGCCCTGGGGTGGGAATGCCAATTTTTTAAAATTATAAAATGATTCTAGATGACCTGATTCAGTAGAATCGGTTTTGGGTTAGAGGAGTGAGAGTAATAATGTTAGAAACACCCCGTGAAGATGCGAAAGCAGAATCGCTAGAGCAGACTCGAAAAGATCTGCGCAAACAAAGAAAAACATCAACCAATCAAAAACGGTATACAATCACAATTATCGCCCTATTATGCGTCGTTTGGAGCGGGCTCTTCTTTCTAGGCTTATACTCTGCTTATCAATTTAAACAGGAGACGCAGACCCACTTAAACCAACTGCAGCATAATCTTGATGAAGCGAAGCAAGTTAATGAAGAAAAGATCACTCAGCTAACAACACAGTTCAGTCAACTGCAAGATAATCTTGCATCCATCAGTAAATCTCTTGCCACGGCAGACGAAACACTTTCCCACAATGCACAGGTTCGGGAATCCTTAAATCAGAAAATTGCTCAGCTCGATCAACAGCTGACCAAATTACAAAAAGCATTGGAGCAATTGAAGAAAGATGCGCTCATTACTCCCCATTCTTAATGCTTTCTTGCTGCTCTTAATCGCTCCCATCCTTGGGATCGTCTTAATCGTGGGTTTTGATGGACAAGAGATGCTGGCATTAGATCTTTCTAGCGCAAAGCTTCCTGTTGCTCCTCTAGAGCAGCAAATGAATGAAATGGAGACTGCCATTCATTCCATTCAACAATCATTGGACTCCTTTTCTCAGCAGGCCAACAGTGAAAAGGGCGACTTTGAAGCACAAAAAGCAGCTTTGGATACCTTGATTGTCAAAAGTCAAAAACAGACCGCTTCCCTTCCTTACCTTGGCAAGCTGTTATACGAACAGAATTTCGCTCGAGCAATCGGCTCAGGGCCTACATATACACACCATTCAGAAACTGCCGATATCAAAATCTATCCTGTCCATCGTAACCAGTATCGCGGTTACCTGGCCAAGGTCAAGGCCTATAAAGGAAATGCCTTCTATGTATCCACTGCGAAGGATGGTCGTGGAACTCGTGAGACCACAAGCAGTGCAGCCAAGCGAAACAAAGCGATTCTAGCCATTAATGGAGGCGGCTTCTATCCTGCACGGGATCATGGTAGGACTGTATACTACCCACTGGGCAATACCATGGTGAATGGCGAACTGATCGGCTCCTTTATGCCAAGTTATTCGGAACTATTCTTTGCTGGTTTTGACCCCCATGGAAAGCTTGTAGGGGGCTACTATGAATCCTTCGATGCCTTCAAGCAGGACCAACCGCATAATGGTGTCAGCTTCCTTCCTGTCTTACTCAAGGATGGTAAGAAGCAGGAAATACCAAGAAGCTGGCAGAACCGGCGACAGCCTCGTACCATTATGGGCGTTCTAAAAAATGGTGATGTGCTTTTTCTCGTCATTGATGGTCGCCAATCCAATTGGAGTAAAGGGATCACCCTTGAAGAAACACAATCCTTCCTTCAGCAAATCGGCTGTATCGATGCATATAATCTAGATGGTGGTGGCTCAACCACCATGGTTTATAATAATAAAATCATCAATCGACCTTCTGAGGGGAAAGAACGTCCCGTTACCACTCATATCATGGTTCGTCCTTAATCTTCAGGAATTTAAAACCAGCAAGACAACTCATGGTTGCCTTGCTGGTTTTTCTATTCTCAAATTGATGAACCTGTTGGATAAATCGCTTTACTATTTAGCTAGCTCATAGATGGCTTGGGCATAAATGGCTGTGGCGCGAAGTAGATCATCAATTTCAATATATTCATCGCGCTGATGAGCTACATCCTCCCGTCCAGGAAAGACCGGACCATATGCAACTCCCCGTTTCAATACACGGGCATATGTACCGCCACCAATGGCGATCAACTTCGCTGGTTGACCAGTCTGTTCTTCATAAACCCGTTGTAGCGTAGTGACCAATTCATCATCCTCGTTGACATGATGCGGTGCTTGATCTGAAAGGAGCTCCACTTCAGCCCCTGCAGCCTGCAATACTTCTTGCACCTGTTGGAAAATTGGCCCCCCTTGATAGGAGACAGGATAACGGAGATTGAGCTGTACTTCATTCTTACCTCCTTGCTCATAGGAGAGAACGCCAGCATTATTTGTGAGTGCACCAGAAATTTCATCTTCCCTAGCTACACCGAGCTTCGCACCCTTCGTATCCTCATAAAAGAATTGATCGATTAAGTTCACCCAACGGCTGGCCTCATCGTCAATATTCAAGCCTTTTAAGAAGTGAATCAGCATCACCCCTGCATTGATACCCAATTCAGGCATACTGCCATGGGCAGCCTTCCCTTCCAATTGAAGATTGATCTGCTCCCCTGTGAGCTTGGCATGTCCTTCTAATTGGAACTGTTTACAGTAGTGTAGGAATCCCTCTTCTACCTCTTTCAACTGACCTGCGGATCCGTGTAGTTCAGCCATGGCCGTCTCCGGCACCATATTGCTTCGATATCCTGCCTGAAAGCGGGATAGAAGGATCTGCGACTCGTTTTGCTTCCCTACATTTTTTCCATGGTCAGTAGCGATTGGGAGATGAATACGAATACCCATAATCCCCTTCTCTGCATAAATGATGGGAAAGTCAGCGTCAGGAGCAAAACCTAAAGTAGGCATTTCCTCATGGGCAAAATAGTGTTCTACACATTTCCAGCCGGTTTCTTCATTAGCACCGAAGATTAAGCGAACACGGCGATTGAGAGGAAGACCTAGATCTTTAACGATACGGGCGGCAAAAAGTGCAGCCATGGTTGGCCCTTTGTCGTCAACCGCTCCCCTTGCATAGATACGACCATTGCGAATGGTTGGTTGATATGGCGGAGTTGTCCAGCCTGTACCTTCAGGTACAACATCTACATGACAGAGGATGCCAATCAACTCTTCTCCTTCTCCCATCTCAGCGTGACCTGCAAAGCCATCTAGATTTTTGGTTTTAAAGCCTGCAGCCTTTGACTCATCAAGAATGAATTGAAGAGCTTGCGCAACACCTTTACCAAAAGGAGCTCCCTCCTCCTTACTCGCCTCCTCTTCAACGCTACGGATACTTAAGAACTCCTTCAATTTACTAAAGAGTTCCTCCTTTCGATTTTCCACTTCTTGTTGCCAGTTAATCATCATCACATCTTCCTTCTTTCTCTATTTCTTCAACTCACGTAAATACTGCACTAGATTATTGAGTCCTTCCTCGGAAATATATTGTTCAAAGGAGGGCATTCCTTTTGATCCATTGCGGATTTGATTCAGTATCTCCTCATCACTCAGTTCATCCAAGCCCTCAATCATAAAACGTGGGGTACGACCTTCCACAGCATGGCAAGTGATACATTGTGTGTTTACAATGGCGGCTGGGTCTTCGCGAAGTAATGCCTCATCTAACATCTGCGCAGGTGGTCGATAATAATAGTGCCATTCATCCTCACCCACTTGTACGACCACGGCAGAATAGAGGGCATTCAGCACCATGGAGTTGGATAGGGGATAAACCTTTGCACCAACAGGCAACACCGAAGCGTCACCATTCTTTACTTTCGTTAGTGGTGTGTCGGAAGGGACCTGCTCCTTCACCATACTCATCACACTTTCTCCACGAATGGCAGCCTGCATATATTCTGGTGAAACAACATGATCACCTTGAATATATAGGGCACCGTTGACCACTAGCCAATCTTGATGATTAGGGATCTCATCAAACACGGTCGCAAATAAAGTGAGCTCACGATTTTCAAAGGTTTGGGTAGTCAACTTTCCTTGTAAAGCGTAAACATCTCGATAAGTATACCGAGATGGAACTTCATATATGACATAGGCATTCATCATCTCATTGGGAAGTGCATATCCTTGATACTTTTCTTCTTCTTCAATGGGAAGTTCCATCTGAGGTTTAAATAAAATGGTCTGGGCATCGAAGGTGAGAATTTCCTCATCTTCCGCGGCATCTTCTGCAACATCTTCAGTCTTTCCATTAATAACCACAGCGAGTTCATTTTTCATCTCTAGCCCGATATTCCAAAAGAAAGGTGCCGGTTCTGGACTGCGATTGAGAAAAGCAACATGAAGCATCCAGAACTGATTTCCTGGTTGAGGTTTAATCAGTGCTCCATCCTTCGTATAAGCATTGATATGTTCCACTCCCTTTACCCACAAGTCATACTCCAGCTGGTACCAACGGGTCAATAGTGGATAAATATCTTGTGCTCCCCGCTCAATGGTAAAATGAGCTTCTTGTATAGAAGAAGAGGTTAAGTCATTAGCATAGAGTGAAGTAGCTTGATCCAATAACTCTTCTACGGGTTTTTCCGATGGAGCTTCCTCGATGATCTCATTCTCCTCTGGTGCTGCTGGCTGTGGATTCTTGGCTCCACCTTGGCAGGCTGTAGTCACAGCGAGTAGGAGCACAGAGAGGCTAAGTATATATTTGCTGTACTTCATAGATGTACTCCTTTCCATCACGCTACCCAATACGAGAGCATCTGATCTATTTTACCTCATTCCTCGGATCTTGTCTTGCCCCTACACTAAGTTATGTTTGTTAGCATAAATGGCCGCGTTGGTACGATCCTCCAGCTCCAATTTAGCAAGAATATTACTCACATGTGTTTTCACCGTTTTTAATCCAATGTGAAGTATTTCACCAATTTCTTTATTGTTCTTCCCTTGGCCTAATAGACCTAATACTTCGAGCTCGCGTTGTGTGAGTTGTTCATGCTTGGGATGAGCATTTCTCATATGCTGTAGCATCATGGTAGCGACCTGTCCCTCGATAACCGATTCGCCACCATAGCATCGCCGTATCGCTCTAGCGATCTCTTGTGCACTACTGGTTTTCAGAATATAACCTGAAGCTCCCGCCTCCAATACCGGAATGATCATTTCATGATCTAAGTAGCTAGTAAGTACCAAAACACGGATATTCTGGTTTTGTGCTTGTACCCATTGATGAATCTTCGCCGTCGCTTCAATTCCATTCTGTCCATCCATGACCAGATCCATAAGTACCACATCTGGCAGTAATTCCCGAACTAGTTCAAATGCTTCCTTACCATCCTTCGCTTCTCCTACTACCTCCAACCCCTCTTCGGTCATAAGAAAAGTATGGAGACCCATCCTTACCATTTCGTGATCATCCACGATCAATATTCGAATCGACTCCGCCATCCTTATTCTCCTCCTTTCGCTGGATAGGAACAGTAATATCCAGCTTCGTACCCTTGTTAGGGAAGGTAAGAATATTTAACTTACCCCCAATCTCAGTAATCCGCTCCTGCATCATCAAAAGCCCATACGACGTTTGCTTCGTTTGATTAGGCTGAAATCCAACACCATTATCCTCGATATAGATCTTAAGACGGTGACCCTTGCACTCCATCTTAAAAACTGCTTTCGTCGCTTGAGAATGACGTAATAGATTGGCGATAGCTTCTTGAGTCACACGAAAAATCTGTTCTTCCACACCTCTACTAAGCTTAACATTCTCTTCAATCGTCCAATCCCAAGTGATATTGGGATGTTTCTGTGCAAGCTCTACAAAAAGCTGCTGCAATCCTTCTTGTAATGTTCCGTCAGCAAGCTGAATCGGTCGAAGATGCATGAGCAATGCTCGCAATTCCTGCTGCGCATGATGAATCATTCTCTCAATTTGGTATAACTGTGCTTTCGTTTCATCAGGATGCGTCTCAAATTGACGGAGAATTGCTGTCAACATCATCGATGTGGCAAAAAGCTGTTGACTTACAGCATCATGAAGATCCCGTGCTAGCTTCCGACGTTCATCCAATACTGCAGCTTGTTTCGACTGATCAAGAAGATATACATTTTCATCAACTAATCTCTGTAATGAAGCAACATGCTGTTCAGTACGTTTAGCGACCTCATTGAACTGGCGGGCCAATTCAGCAATTTCATCGGATCCTTCACTATGAACCCGCTTATTCAAACGTCCCATCGATACCGCCCGTGTGGCATCGATGAGGGAGAGCAAGCGATTTTTCAACAGCTTTCCACAGGGGTAACCAATATAGCGGAGTGTAAGGAGAATGGCGATGAGCATACTAAGAATCAGCCAAATCAGGCTTGGTCCAGCATGGAATCCCAACTCGACAAACAGGTCTTTAAGCTGTGACCAATCCGACGGCTCATCCATGATTAAAAACAAGCCCGCTAGCATAAAGAGGAGCCATAATAAGAGTGCGATCATCGCTGAATAGAGACTAACACGCAGAATATTCCATTGGACTCCTTGCAAGCGTTTCAACATTTTAATCCACCCACCGAACTTTCACATCACCAATAAAGAAGGAGATGTCCAAATTGATCTTCTTATCTGCTTCTTCATATCCTTCACTGATGTATGAAAAATTTCGCAAGACTCCTTCCTGGGCATGATGGAAGATGATGGCATCGCCAATTTGAATATTGGCATTGACTTTAATTGCCATGTCACTTGGAACCCAAACATTGACATCGCCGATCCAACCTGAGAGCTCAATATTGGTCTCTCCCTCTGATAGCACGGCACGGCTCAAATCCAGGTCAATATCACCGATACCCACCCATTGATTCATATCTTGTAGCTGCCATGATGATCCACCCAGATTAATATCCCCTATCAAGCGGTGATCCTTCTGAATAAACTCACCATCCCTTCTAACTCTTTCAGCCCTTTTCCGATTATTAACATAAATAACCCGAGGACCCCCTGCGAAGATGATCAAATAACCGATATAAATCAAAAGTAATGGCCAAACCCAGCTCCAGAAGTCTCCCCAGCTCACATGAAAAATACCGAGACGATTGCCTTGAAGGATGATACCAACAGATGCGATGAGTAATCCCCAGATCAAACGTTGAGCGCTTCCCCGTTGTCTCCGCTTCAACCCGCCAATGAACCGCGGTAGACCATAAATCACTTCTGTAAAACCCCAAACAATAATCAACATGGGCCAATAGGTAGCAAACAGTGACCCCAAACTAAGATCTACGGCAATGATGTCTAAATTGGAAAGTAGTAATATTATTCCAAGTAAAAGAATACCGAACCCCAAGAATATCTTAAACATGTTCCCGCTCCTTTCATTATCTTCTTTCTTTCCTCTCTGACTTTATTCTCTGATTCCATCCTATCTTCCTTGCTATTCCTAGCATAAAAAAAACGACCGCATTTTTAAACGGTCGCAAGGTTATAATCTGCTCCGACTCAAGACGGAGAATCGCTTATATTTGCTTAATCTCTTCGATTCGTTGGTTAAGATGTTGATACAGGATATAAATTGCTGTCATATCCTCTGCTACCCACAATTGCATAAACTGCTCTTGAATCGTTTGGGCTTCTTCAACATGACCTGATGCATATAATTCTTGAATCCGATTCAGGGTAGTCGCCATCAAATCAGACTTATTGGCAAACATCATTTGGGCATCCATGATCTCTTCGCGAATCGTTGACATTTCTCGATCAAGCTGGAAGGCTGCCTCTGCTGCTTTACGAAGCCGTTCTTGGATCGGTTCAGGTAGCTGCTGCTTATACTTATAATTAAGAGAATGCTCAATTGTTGCCCAGAAATTCATCGCCAGTGTACGGATCTGAATCTCAGCTAAGATCTCTTTCTCACCATAGATGGTCTGAAGAGGATAGCGAATTACAATATGATAGCTACGGTAGCCACTGGTCTTCTGATGATTCACATAATCCTTCTCATAAGCGATGGTAAAGTCATTCCGTTGTCGGATATGATTCACCACACGTTCAATATCCTCCACAAATTGGCACATGATTCGAATACCTGCTATATCCTCCATCTCTTCTTCAAGACGATCAAGAGGGATCGCTAATTTCTTGGATTTTTCTAGGATACTTGAAACCTGCTTCACTCTACCAGTAACAAATTCAATGGGAGAATACTCTGAGCGCTTCTTCAGTTCCTTACGAATGCTACGGAACTTCACTTTTAACTCCTCAACAGCCTGTTCATATGGAATTAAAAATTTATTCCAGTCTCGTCCATCCATGTTCTTCCTCCGTTAATCCACTATTTGTTCCATCCTTGCGTGTACGGATGAAGCTTACAACTCCATTATAACCCCTTTTCCTGTTGTGGCAATGAAAAATCCTCCTACATCACAAACAAGCGCTGTATAATACCCAATAGGTTCTCGTATTAGTATGTCACATTGAAAGGATAAAAGCATATACTATATCACATTATTCCAATTGATGCATATTTATGAATTTTCAATGTCCCTTACCGCTTTTTACTGTTTTTGAGATACAAAATGTGCTATACTATATTGCATTAAGACGATAGCAAAGTTGTTTACTACCATCCATACTAAAATTACTGTGTTGAGAAAGGAATTGACCCTCGATGAATCCTTATGAACGTTCATTGCAACACCTGATGGAATCAAGTCGTGTCTCCTTTAATCTTCCTGTCTCTGCCCTGATTGAGAAATCTTTAGCTAGCAAAGAAGCTTCTCTAGCTGTTAATGGAGCGCTTCTCGCTACAACAGGCAAATATACCGGTCGTTCACCTCATGATAAATTTATTGTACAGGAAGCATCTACAGGTGAAAAAATCGCCTGGGGTGATGTAAATAAGCCATTTACTCAAGAAAAATTTGAGCAGCTTTTTCAACGGGTTATGGCTTACCTACAAAATCGCGACCTCTACGTTTTTGATGGATATGCCGGGGCTGATACAACTTATCGTCTCCCCATCCGTGTAATCAATGAATTTGCTTGGCAAAATCTCTTTGTGCATAACTTGTTTATTCGCCCAACAGCCGAAGAGTTAGCTGAACACCAACCCGAGTTTAGTGTTATCGCTGCACCAGGCTTCAAGGCGATTCCTGAAGTAGACGGAACCAACTCTGAAGCCTTTATCATCATTAATTTTGAACAACGAATTGTCCTCATCGGCGGCACAAGTTATGCAGGTGAGATGAAAAAGTCAATCTTTAGCGTGATGAATTTCCTATTACCACAGCGTGATGTTCTCTCCATGCATTGCTCCGCAAACATGGGGGAAGATGGCAATGTGGCACTCTTCTTTGGCCTTTCTGGGACTGGGAAAACCACGCTATCTGCTGATCCGGAGCGCCATCTCATTGGTGATGATGAACATGGTTGGTCAGAACAAGGGGTCTTCAATATTGAAGGTGGTTGCTATGCAAAGTGTATCCAACTTTCAGCGGAGAAAGAACCACAAATTTTCAATGCCATTCGCTTTGGATCTGTGCTTGAGAATGTAGATATGGATCCTGTAACACGTCAATTGGATTATGATTCTAACCGCTATACTGAGAATACACGGACTGCCTACCCCATCAATTATATTGATAACTGTGTTATACCTGGCGTTGGAGGTCACCCTACTGCTATACTTTTCCTAACAGCAGATGCATTCGGCGTCCTACCACCGATTGCACGCCTAACGAAAGAACAGGCTATGTACCACTTCATGTCTGGTTATACGAGCAAGCTGGCAGGGACGGAACGAGGCATTACAGAACCTCAAGCGACGTTCTCAACCTGCTTTGGTGCTCCCTTCCTTCCCCTTGATCCCAGCATCTACGCCAAGATGCTCGGGGATAAGATGGAGAAACACCAAGTAGAAGTCTTCCTTGTCAATACAGGATGGACTGGTGGTCCATACGGTGTGGGCAAACGGATGAATTTAGCCTATACAAGAGCAATGGTACGTGCGGCTATTCAAGGCAAACTACGTAATGTTGCTTATGAGACAGACCCCATCTTTGGTCTGCATATTCCTACAACATGTCCTGATGTTCCTAGTGAAATTTTACAACCTCGTAATACCTGGCAGGATAAATCCGAGTATGACAAATATGCTCGTATGTTAGCCAATAAGTTCCAAGAGAACTTTAAGCATTTTGCTCATGCTCCAGCAGCTGTCCGATTAGCTGGTCCCCAATTTGATTAACACTTGCAAAAATTTAAGGATGTACCTCGAAGGAGGTACATCCTTTTTCTTTGGCTAGACTTATCAAGCTCGTCAACGATTAAACTATTTCGTGCTATGATCATTCGTGTCCTTCGATTCATCCGCCTCAGCAATAATCCTTTGTAATGCTTCATCTAACTGAACTTGGGTCTGTTGAAGTGCAGTATCCCCATCCACTTCACCATTGTACATCTGCATAAAATTCTTCTGATAAATATCCATCAGATTCCACCCAGCTTGATACTTCTCCGTTAACTCTGTTGGCAGTGGATTCATATTCTCAATGGGCTCCAGCTTATAGAAGGCTTCGTAATTCAGTTCTAGTCCCTGCTGCTTCACGTAATCTGCACGTGGGATAAAAGCATACGTATTGCTCTCTGCCTTTACTTTAGCCACTTCATCACTGGAAATATAGTTCACAAAATCCTTCGCGGTCTCTAAGTTTGGCGTATTCTTGTTAATAACAACAATCTCATTCACATAGATCATCCCACCTGCATTAGGTCGGTCAGCTTGAACAGGGATGGTCACAATATCCCAGTTAAATGGTCTTTCCTTTACACCTAACATCATCATCATTGATTCATCAAGATTCATGATCTGAAAAGAACTTTTAATTGACATCGCCGCTTTACCAGCCATGAATGGATCATCCGCATATGGTTCTGGCTCCACGCCTTCCTGCATTGCTGCCTCCCAATCAAAAGCAGGAGAGAACACATCAGCGTCTTTTAATGCCTTGATCTTTTGCCAAAGTGCTTTCCACTCAGGAGTATTCACTGTAACCGTTTGTAAATCTTCCCCTACAAGCATTAAACCTTTTTGTGCTGCCTGTATGCCTAAGAGTTCTAATGCTTTTCCTTCTCCACCTACTTCAAGACCATAGATACGCTCCTCACCGTCACCGCTACTCATGCTCTCAGCGAGCTGAAAGATCTCGTCCCAAGTCATATTATCAGTGGGATAGGGCATATTGGCTGCATCAAACAAATCTTTGTTATAGCAAAGTGCAGTACTACCGAAACTTAAAGGAAGACCATACAATGAGCTATCGCTTTTTAATTTTAAGGTATCTAATACCGTAGGAATCAAGTCTTTTAGACTACTTTTACTCTCTTTGATTATACTATCCATTGGCTGGAGATAACCATCTTGTGCCAAACGCTCCATCGTCTCCAAATCCACAATCATCACATCCGGAGCATCTTCTTGATCCAGTTTCGATTTAATGATCTCATAAAATGGTCTCTCATCATCTTTACTAACTTGATCCATGTAGGCACTGGTTTTAATCTCTACATTCTTATGTGTTAATTCGTAGTAGTTCACATACTCTTCCTGTAACGACTCTACATTATAACTAGCGATATGCAATTGCCTTGGTTCCTTGGAAGTATTCACTTCATTACTTGACGAACAACCTGCTACTACCACAGAAAATAGTAAAATGAGACTTAGAACAGACAGCGTTGCCTTCTTCATGATTTACCGCACCTCAGCTCTTTGGATGAATATTGTCCTCATGATGTTTTATCTTTTCAAGCTTCTACATTACGGTGTCGTTTCTGCTGGTACTTCACGATCTTCAGGTGTTTCACCTTCGTTAGTTTGCTTCTCCTTTTGCTCAAGAGCTCGTTCTAGACCTTCTTGCATCTGTTTCTGTGCAGTTTCTAAGCCTTTATCCACATCGATCTTACCATCCATCACTTGATTATAATTGTCCGAGAGGGGGCTCATTACTTCCCAGGCACCTTCATAGTTATAAAGAAAGTCCATGGGGATAGGTAAGATCGTATCAACAGGCTCCAATTTATAGAGCGCTTCGTAGTTAATTTCTTTATCAGTTTTTTTAACATACTTTATTCGTGCAGATGTATCATAATTGGACTTCGTTAAGACCTTGGCCAGCTCATCGCCAGATACATAGCTTACAAAATCCCAAGCTAAATCTAAGTTAGAGCTATTCTTATTGATGGCAATTACACTATTAACAAAGATGATACCGCCATAACCAGGACGATCTGCCTGCACGGGTACTGTGACAATATCCCAGTTAAATGGTTGGACATTCTCATCCTCCATTTGGAAGCGCTCATCGATAAAATTGATTTCAAACGAATCTAGTAATGCCATAGCCGCTTTACCACCCATAAATGGATTATCCGCAAATGGACCAGGTTCTACCCCAGATTCCATCGCTTCTTCCCAATTAAAGGTTGGTGCAATAATGCCATCAGCAATGAGTTCTTGACCTTTTGCCCAGATTTCACGCCATTCTGGTGTGTTTAATGAGACATTCTTTAACTCATCATCTATAAGCATTAATCCACGTTGTGCAGCTTGAAGATAAAGGTAATTTTCATATCCATAACCTAGGGATAATCCATAGGTACGATCTGCACCTTCGCCTTCACTAAAATTACGTGCAAGATCATAGACTTCATCCCAGGTCATATTATCGGTAGGATAGGGAATGCCAGCTGCATCAAACATATCCTTATTATAGAAGAGGGCTGTTGAGCTAAAGGAGAGCGGGATTCCATAAAGTGTACCATTCCCCTTCTTCTTCAGATAATCGATGACACCTGGCACGTACTCATCTAAATTATACTTTTTATTTTTGGCTAAACTATCAATCGGTTGGAGATAACCATCAGCAGCTAAGCGTTCCATTATTTCTGGTTCAAGAAATAAAACATCTGGTGCATTCTCGTTATCTAGTAATTTTTTAACTGCAACATATCGATCTTCTTGATTCTCTGAATTAGGGTCTTGGTATGCGACCATGTTTACTTTCTTCTCTTGATGGGAAATTTCATAGTAATCTGCATACTGTTGATAGGCATCTGGATAATCACTTGCAACGATGATCTCACCAGGTCCTTCTACCGCTCCACTGCTTGAAGAGCAGCCGGTAAGTACCACGGTGAATAGGAATACAATACTTAATAAAGTTAGCATTAACTTTTTCATGATGACACTCCCATAGTTGATTAAATTATTTTCTCCCTCCAAGTATCCTACTCGGAGGGAGAAACAGGTTGACTCTTCTAATCCTTGAATCAGCTTGATCAGGATCCAGGTTGTGTGGATCCTTCTTCCTCTGCCTTTTTCTCATGCTCTTCAATAACTCGATCTAAGGCCTCTTGCATCTTATTATGGGTCTCTTCTAAGCCCTTATCTAGATCCGTCTTACCCTCCATTATGGGTGTCAAATTCGAACTAAGTGGATCTAAAACGCCCCACCAAGCATCATATTTTTGCATAAACTCT
Above is a genomic segment from Rubeoparvulum massiliense containing:
- the liaF gene encoding cell wall-active antibiotics response protein LiaF; the encoded protein is MFKIFLGFGILLLGIILLLSNLDIIAVDLSLGSLFATYWPMLIIVWGFTEVIYGLPRFIGGLKRRQRGSAQRLIWGLLIASVGIILQGNRLGIFHVSWGDFWSWVWPLLLIYIGYLIIFAGGPRVIYVNNRKRAERVRRDGEFIQKDHRLIGDINLGGSSWQLQDMNQWVGIGDIDLDLSRAVLSEGETNIELSGWIGDVNVWVPSDMAIKVNANIQIGDAIIFHHAQEGVLRNFSYISEGYEEADKKINLDISFFIGDVKVRWVD
- a CDS encoding GTP pyrophosphokinase, whose product is MDGRDWNKFLIPYEQAVEELKVKFRSIRKELKKRSEYSPIEFVTGRVKQVSSILEKSKKLAIPLDRLEEEMEDIAGIRIMCQFVEDIERVVNHIRQRNDFTIAYEKDYVNHQKTSGYRSYHIVIRYPLQTIYGEKEILAEIQIRTLAMNFWATIEHSLNYKYKQQLPEPIQERLRKAAEAAFQLDREMSTIREEIMDAQMMFANKSDLMATTLNRIQELYASGHVEEAQTIQEQFMQLWVAEDMTAIYILYQHLNQRIEEIKQI
- the pckA gene encoding phosphoenolpyruvate carboxykinase (ATP), with the translated sequence MNPYERSLQHLMESSRVSFNLPVSALIEKSLASKEASLAVNGALLATTGKYTGRSPHDKFIVQEASTGEKIAWGDVNKPFTQEKFEQLFQRVMAYLQNRDLYVFDGYAGADTTYRLPIRVINEFAWQNLFVHNLFIRPTAEELAEHQPEFSVIAAPGFKAIPEVDGTNSEAFIIINFEQRIVLIGGTSYAGEMKKSIFSVMNFLLPQRDVLSMHCSANMGEDGNVALFFGLSGTGKTTLSADPERHLIGDDEHGWSEQGVFNIEGGCYAKCIQLSAEKEPQIFNAIRFGSVLENVDMDPVTRQLDYDSNRYTENTRTAYPINYIDNCVIPGVGGHPTAILFLTADAFGVLPPIARLTKEQAMYHFMSGYTSKLAGTERGITEPQATFSTCFGAPFLPLDPSIYAKMLGDKMEKHQVEVFLVNTGWTGGPYGVGKRMNLAYTRAMVRAAIQGKLRNVAYETDPIFGLHIPTTCPDVPSEILQPRNTWQDKSEYDKYARMLANKFQENFKHFAHAPAAVRLAGPQFD
- a CDS encoding ABC transporter substrate-binding protein, producing the protein MKKATLSVLSLILLFSVVVAGCSSSNEVNTSKEPRQLHIASYNVESLQEEYVNYYELTHKNVEIKTSAYMDQVSKDDERPFYEIIKSKLDQEDAPDVMIVDLETMERLAQDGYLQPMDSIIKESKSSLKDLIPTVLDTLKLKSDSSLYGLPLSFGSTALCYNKDLFDAANMPYPTDNMTWDEIFQLAESMSSGDGEERIYGLEVGGEGKALELLGIQAAQKGLMLVGEDLQTVTVNTPEWKALWQKIKALKDADVFSPAFDWEAAMQEGVEPEPYADDPFMAGKAAMSIKSSFQIMNLDESMMMMLGVKERPFNWDIVTIPVQADRPNAGGMIYVNEIVVINKNTPNLETAKDFVNYISSDEVAKVKAESNTYAFIPRADYVKQQGLELNYEAFYKLEPIENMNPLPTELTEKYQAGWNLMDIYQKNFMQMYNGEVDGDTALQQTQVQLDEALQRIIAEADESKDTNDHSTK
- a CDS encoding ABC transporter substrate-binding protein, which produces MKKLMLTLLSIVFLFTVVLTGCSSSSGAVEGPGEIIVASDYPDAYQQYADYYEISHQEKKVNMVAYQDPNSENQEDRYVAVKKLLDNENAPDVLFLEPEIMERLAADGYLQPIDSLAKNKKYNLDEYVPGVIDYLKKKGNGTLYGIPLSFSSTALFYNKDMFDAAGIPYPTDNMTWDEVYDLARNFSEGEGADRTYGLSLGYGYENYLYLQAAQRGLMLIDDELKNVSLNTPEWREIWAKGQELIADGIIAPTFNWEEAMESGVEPGPFADNPFMGGKAAMALLDSFEINFIDERFQMEDENVQPFNWDIVTVPVQADRPGYGGIIFVNSVIAINKNSSNLDLAWDFVSYVSGDELAKVLTKSNYDTSARIKYVKKTDKEINYEALYKLEPVDTILPIPMDFLYNYEGAWEVMSPLSDNYNQVMDGKIDVDKGLETAQKQMQEGLERALEQKEKQTNEGETPEDREVPAETTP